One part of the Pandoraea faecigallinarum genome encodes these proteins:
- a CDS encoding FTR1 family iron permease, with product MGQVMFIVWRESVEALLVVGILHAWLANPDHGAKRGLPYLWAGVALGIAAAVGLGAALVGFTEVLSGDAQDYFQTAMVLVACALIVQMVFWMKRNGRTLKRDMESSLQKNHDQGTWWGVLVLVALAIAREGSETAIFLYGLGFGQGGSVPASMWLAVAIGFVLALLTFWLLQLGGKIFSWRLFFRVTEIMLLFLAAGLLESGLDRLISLELVPTLVDQLWDTSAILDDASPFGSLVATLTGYRAHPSGMNLLVYAVYWLFMWVLLKRASAPAKQVKAA from the coding sequence ATGGGTCAGGTCATGTTCATCGTCTGGCGCGAAAGCGTCGAGGCATTGCTGGTTGTGGGCATTCTCCATGCCTGGCTGGCCAATCCGGATCACGGCGCCAAGCGCGGCCTGCCGTATCTGTGGGCCGGCGTCGCGCTCGGGATTGCGGCAGCCGTGGGGCTGGGCGCCGCACTCGTCGGCTTCACCGAGGTGCTCTCGGGCGACGCGCAGGACTACTTCCAGACCGCCATGGTGCTTGTCGCCTGCGCGCTGATCGTGCAAATGGTCTTCTGGATGAAACGCAACGGGCGAACGCTCAAGCGCGACATGGAGTCCTCGTTGCAGAAGAACCACGATCAGGGCACGTGGTGGGGCGTGCTCGTGCTGGTCGCGCTGGCGATTGCCCGCGAAGGCAGCGAGACGGCCATCTTCCTGTATGGGCTGGGCTTCGGGCAGGGCGGTAGCGTGCCGGCGTCCATGTGGCTCGCCGTGGCGATCGGCTTCGTGCTCGCGCTCCTCACGTTCTGGTTGCTGCAACTCGGCGGGAAGATCTTCTCGTGGCGCCTGTTCTTCCGCGTCACCGAAATCATGCTGCTGTTCCTCGCGGCCGGTTTGCTGGAGTCGGGGCTGGATCGCCTGATCTCACTGGAGCTTGTGCCGACGCTGGTCGACCAACTGTGGGATACTTCCGCGATTCTGGATGACGCCAGCCCGTTCGGCAGCCTCGTGGCGACGCTGACCGGCTACCGCGCACATCCGTCAGGCATGAATTTGTTGGTGTACGCCGTGTATTGGCTTTTCATGTGGGTGCTGCTCAAGCGGGCAAGCGCTCCGGCCAAGCAGGTGAAGGCCGCCTGA
- a CDS encoding cupredoxin domain-containing protein: protein MTAVVVTLFALGGPSLARADDLPTFKLEMNNGKLNPVRIEVPAGKRIKIEVHNTGTNAVEFESLQLRKEKVLAPGAQSFVVIAPLQPGEYKFFDDFHQQAQGVIVAR from the coding sequence ATGACGGCCGTGGTGGTGACATTGTTCGCATTGGGCGGCCCCTCGCTTGCCCGCGCCGACGACTTGCCCACCTTCAAGCTGGAAATGAACAACGGCAAGCTCAACCCGGTACGTATCGAAGTGCCGGCCGGCAAGCGCATCAAGATCGAGGTGCACAACACCGGAACGAATGCCGTCGAATTCGAGAGTCTGCAACTGCGCAAGGAAAAGGTGCTCGCACCGGGCGCGCAGTCGTTTGTCGTGATCGCCCCGTTGCAACCGGGCGAGTACAAGTTTTTCGACGACTTCCACCAGCAGGCGCAAGGCGTGATCGTCGCCAGGTAA
- a CDS encoding iron transporter: MRVKTLVAAVLLAGAATMAQAAEFPIGKPLNTAGMEINTVYLQPITMEPAGMMRDAAKSDIHLEADIHAIKNNPNGYAEGDWIPNLEITYKLQKMKSDGKTPDGAAIEGLMMPMVAIDGPHYGDNVKLNGVGKYQLTMVVNAPGTLKEFGCVADKNAKPMAGGHMDHGGLGPWCFGRHVDKETGVNPWFKPITKVVDFTFATVGKKGGY; this comes from the coding sequence ATGCGCGTGAAAACCCTCGTGGCAGCGGTCTTGCTTGCCGGTGCGGCTACCATGGCTCAGGCCGCTGAATTTCCGATCGGCAAACCGCTGAACACAGCGGGCATGGAAATCAACACGGTGTACCTCCAGCCGATCACGATGGAACCGGCTGGCATGATGCGCGACGCCGCCAAGTCGGACATCCATCTGGAGGCCGACATCCACGCGATCAAGAACAACCCGAACGGTTATGCCGAAGGCGACTGGATTCCGAATCTCGAAATCACCTACAAGCTCCAGAAGATGAAGTCCGACGGCAAGACGCCGGACGGCGCGGCGATCGAAGGCCTGATGATGCCGATGGTGGCGATCGACGGCCCGCACTATGGCGATAACGTCAAGCTCAACGGTGTGGGCAAGTACCAGCTGACGATGGTCGTCAACGCGCCGGGCACGCTCAAGGAATTCGGTTGCGTGGCGGATAAAAACGCCAAGCCGATGGCGGGCGGACACATGGACCATGGCGGGCTCGGCCCGTGGTGCTTCGGCCGTCACGTCGACAAGGAAACCGGCGTGAACCCGTGGTTCAAGCCCATCACCAAGGTCGTCGATTTCACGTTTGCGACCGTCGGCAAGAAGGGTGGCTACTAA
- a CDS encoding Lrp/AsnC family transcriptional regulator, whose product MTLLATVLDELDRNLLALLRLNARESTANLARRLGVARTTVVARIGRLEQAGVIAGYTVRLGQDAAGGGLQACVSIAVQPRSGRDVLRRLNKMPEIHLLCSVSGEFDYVAWLHAASADQLDALLDTIGEIDGVTRTTTSVVLARKIDRGGVLP is encoded by the coding sequence ATGACGCTCTTAGCGACTGTGCTCGACGAACTCGACCGTAACCTGCTGGCGCTGCTGCGTCTGAATGCCCGCGAGAGCACGGCGAATCTTGCGCGCCGGCTGGGGGTGGCGCGTACGACGGTCGTCGCCCGCATCGGGCGACTGGAGCAGGCCGGTGTCATCGCCGGCTATACGGTTCGACTGGGACAGGACGCCGCCGGTGGCGGACTGCAGGCCTGCGTGAGCATTGCCGTGCAACCGCGTTCGGGGCGCGACGTGCTGCGACGTCTGAACAAAATGCCGGAGATCCATCTGCTGTGTTCGGTGAGCGGCGAATTCGACTATGTCGCCTGGCTGCACGCGGCCTCGGCGGACCAACTCGACGCGCTGCTCGACACCATCGGCGAAATCGACGGCGTGACGCGTACGACGACCTCCGTGGTGCTGGCCCGCAAAATCGACCGGGGCGGCGTGCTTCCCTGA
- a CDS encoding amino acid ABC transporter permease codes for MHFSLNFAPLAPYWPVFLEGAWLTLKMSALSVVIGTALGTLVAFAKRSRRRLISRLCGIYIESVRNTPFLVQIFLLYFGLASMGVHLPTFTASVLAMVINIGAYAAEIIRAGLESVPRGQIEAAECLGLSKWRIAWHVMLQPSIEKVYPSLTTQFILMMQASAIASQISAEELTAVANTVQSDTFRSLETYIVVAALYLALSLLVKLVAWAAGEYFFKRRRTVRRAAAQTAQAARRRAAAARAGNPAASGTSAGNAAQRSVS; via the coding sequence ATGCATTTCTCGTTGAATTTCGCCCCGCTGGCTCCTTACTGGCCGGTCTTCCTCGAAGGCGCGTGGCTCACGCTGAAGATGAGCGCACTCTCGGTCGTCATCGGCACGGCCCTCGGCACACTGGTCGCATTTGCCAAGCGCAGCCGTCGTCGCCTGATCTCGCGCCTGTGCGGCATCTACATCGAATCGGTGCGCAACACGCCGTTCCTCGTCCAGATATTCCTGCTGTATTTCGGTCTCGCCAGCATGGGCGTGCACCTGCCGACGTTTACCGCGTCGGTGCTCGCGATGGTTATCAACATCGGCGCCTACGCCGCCGAGATCATTCGCGCGGGCCTGGAATCGGTGCCGCGCGGCCAGATCGAAGCCGCCGAGTGTCTGGGCCTGTCGAAATGGCGCATTGCATGGCATGTGATGCTGCAACCGTCCATCGAGAAGGTGTACCCGTCGCTCACCACCCAGTTCATTCTGATGATGCAGGCGTCTGCCATCGCTTCGCAGATTTCGGCCGAAGAACTTACGGCGGTGGCCAATACGGTGCAGTCGGATACCTTCCGCTCGCTCGAGACATACATCGTCGTCGCCGCGCTCTATCTCGCGCTCTCGCTGCTCGTGAAGCTCGTGGCGTGGGCCGCTGGTGAATACTTCTTCAAGCGCCGCCGCACCGTACGACGCGCCGCGGCGCAGACCGCCCAAGCCGCACGCCGCCGTGCGGCCGCGGCGCGCGCCGGCAATCCGGCGGCCTCCGGCACGTCGGCGGGCAACGCCGCGCAACGGAGCGTTTCATGA
- a CDS encoding amino acid ABC transporter permease — protein sequence MIGNFSFTYLGYMVQSVGWTLVLSALAFVLGMAGGFLVMLGRISPRRWLRLPTQVFIEAIQGIPLLILLFIVYFGLSVYGFELPSIVAAALALMIYTSAYLGDIWRGCVQAMPRAQWEAAECLSFSRWQTLRLVIIPQAVRLSLPPTIGFLVQIIKMTSLASVIGFVELTRAGQIINNSIFQPFLVFSLVGVFYFVLCYPLSRWSASLEDRLNVGNR from the coding sequence ATGATCGGCAATTTCTCCTTCACCTATCTGGGCTACATGGTCCAGTCCGTCGGCTGGACACTGGTGCTCTCCGCCCTGGCCTTCGTACTCGGCATGGCCGGGGGATTTCTGGTGATGCTCGGCCGTATTTCGCCGCGTCGCTGGCTGCGTCTGCCCACACAAGTCTTCATCGAAGCGATTCAAGGCATCCCGCTGCTTATTTTGTTGTTCATCGTCTACTTCGGCCTGTCGGTGTACGGCTTCGAGTTGCCCTCCATCGTGGCCGCCGCCCTCGCGCTGATGATCTACACAAGCGCATATCTCGGCGACATCTGGCGCGGCTGCGTGCAAGCCATGCCCCGCGCGCAATGGGAAGCGGCGGAGTGCCTGTCGTTCTCGCGTTGGCAAACCCTGCGTCTGGTCATCATTCCGCAGGCAGTGCGTCTGTCTTTGCCGCCGACCATCGGTTTTCTCGTGCAGATCATCAAGATGACGTCGCTCGCGTCGGTCATCGGCTTCGTCGAACTGACCCGCGCCGGACAGATCATCAACAATTCGATTTTCCAGCCCTTCCTCGTGTTCTCGCTGGTGGGGGTGTTTTATTTCGTGCTGTGCTACCCGCTCTCGCGCTGGAGCGCATCACTGGAGGACAGGCTCAATGTCGGCAATCGTTAA
- a CDS encoding amino acid ABC transporter ATP-binding protein, with protein MSAIVKVKEIHKRFGDNPVLKGVSFEVERGRMVAIIGASGSGKSTALRCIDRLETIDDGSIEVCGIRVDDPSVDLHQLRREVGIVFQSYNLFPHLNVRENIMLALRHVKRMARGEAEEVARRVLAQVGLSDKAGSYPEQLSGGQQQRVAIARSLAMSPKVMLFDEVTSALDPQLTGEVLRVMEDLAADGMTMLLVTHEMAFAKRVADQIIYMHQGKVWEVGPGEMLDDPQTPELRAFLANGL; from the coding sequence ATGTCGGCAATCGTTAAGGTCAAAGAGATTCACAAGCGCTTCGGCGACAACCCCGTGCTCAAGGGCGTGTCGTTCGAGGTGGAGCGTGGCCGGATGGTCGCGATCATCGGCGCCAGCGGTTCCGGAAAAAGTACGGCCTTGCGTTGCATCGACCGGTTGGAAACCATCGACGACGGCTCCATCGAAGTGTGCGGCATTCGCGTCGACGATCCCTCCGTCGATCTGCACCAACTGCGTCGCGAAGTGGGCATCGTCTTCCAGAGCTACAACCTCTTCCCGCACCTGAATGTGCGCGAGAACATCATGCTGGCACTGCGTCACGTCAAGCGCATGGCGCGCGGCGAAGCCGAGGAAGTGGCCAGACGCGTGCTCGCGCAGGTCGGCCTGTCGGACAAGGCCGGCAGCTACCCCGAACAACTCTCGGGCGGTCAGCAGCAGCGCGTGGCGATTGCGCGCTCGCTGGCCATGTCGCCGAAGGTCATGTTGTTCGACGAAGTCACCTCCGCGCTCGACCCGCAACTCACCGGCGAAGTGCTGCGCGTGATGGAAGACCTCGCGGCCGACGGCATGACCATGCTGCTCGTGACGCACGAAATGGCGTTCGCCAAGCGCGTGGCCGATCAGATCATCTACATGCATCAGGGCAAGGTGTGGGAAGTCGGTCCGGGCGAAATGCTGGATGACCCGCAAACGCCCGAACTGCGCGCGTTCCTCGCCAACGGACTGTAG
- a CDS encoding transporter substrate-binding domain-containing protein, which translates to MNLKTFLTQACAAVLLGAMTHAAFADQLDDIKKAGKIRVAIAMGTPLYSYADANLKPVGSDIETAELLAKDLGVKLDIVSVTNAARVPTLQANRADLVVADLSITPERAQVVDFSVPYAVISIIVGAPKSMNIKSYADLDGKRIGLTRATVNDTLTTANAKGAQIVRYEDDATLITSMVTGQVDIFSSTPSNLGEMQKRAPGKNLELKFAQKEFDLGIALNKNQPALKEWVNNWVKTNLRNGKLNDIYKKYHGRDLPESVTKGAA; encoded by the coding sequence ATGAACCTCAAGACGTTCCTGACCCAAGCCTGCGCAGCCGTTCTGCTTGGCGCGATGACCCACGCAGCGTTTGCCGACCAGCTCGACGACATCAAGAAGGCCGGCAAGATTCGTGTGGCAATCGCGATGGGTACGCCGCTGTATTCGTATGCCGACGCCAACCTGAAGCCCGTCGGCTCCGACATCGAGACAGCCGAACTGCTCGCGAAGGACCTGGGCGTGAAGCTCGACATCGTGTCGGTGACGAACGCCGCGCGCGTACCGACCTTGCAGGCGAATCGTGCCGACCTCGTGGTGGCGGACCTCTCGATCACGCCGGAACGCGCGCAAGTCGTCGACTTCTCCGTTCCGTACGCGGTAATTTCGATCATCGTGGGTGCGCCCAAGAGCATGAACATCAAGAGCTACGCCGATCTTGACGGCAAGCGCATCGGTCTGACGCGCGCCACCGTGAACGATACGCTCACCACCGCGAATGCCAAGGGCGCGCAGATCGTGCGTTACGAAGACGACGCCACGCTCATCACGTCGATGGTCACGGGGCAGGTCGATATCTTCTCGAGCACCCCCTCGAACCTCGGCGAAATGCAGAAGCGCGCGCCGGGCAAGAATCTCGAACTGAAGTTCGCGCAGAAGGAATTCGATCTGGGAATCGCACTGAACAAGAACCAGCCCGCCCTGAAGGAATGGGTCAACAACTGGGTCAAGACGAACCTGAGGAACGGCAAGCTCAACGACATTTACAAGAAGTACCACGGCCGCGATCTGCCGGAGAGCGTGACGAAGGGCGCTGCCTGA
- a CDS encoding c-type cytochrome, producing MIARYAFFAFRLSRAARASLGGVALTLSAIAPGAVAADSGNIEAGKALFASRCASCHSVGPMAASGFGPQLNGLSTRRAGSLKDFEYSTAMKQSGLVWDDKTLAAFIANPGKTVPGTKMRFWGIGNERKVADLIAYLHTFK from the coding sequence ATGATCGCCCGTTACGCGTTTTTTGCTTTTCGTCTTTCCCGCGCCGCGCGCGCCAGCCTCGGCGGCGTCGCGCTCACGTTGTCTGCCATTGCGCCTGGCGCCGTCGCTGCCGATAGCGGCAACATTGAAGCGGGCAAGGCGTTGTTCGCCTCGCGCTGCGCATCCTGCCATTCGGTCGGGCCAATGGCGGCCTCAGGTTTCGGGCCGCAGCTCAACGGTCTTTCCACGCGCCGCGCCGGGAGTCTCAAAGACTTCGAATATTCGACGGCAATGAAACAGTCCGGACTGGTATGGGACGACAAGACGCTCGCCGCCTTCATCGCCAATCCGGGCAAGACCGTGCCGGGCACGAAAATGCGCTTCTGGGGCATTGGCAACGAACGCAAGGTCGCCGACCTGATCGCATACCTGCATACGTTCAAATAA
- a CDS encoding cation diffusion facilitator family transporter, whose product MDHSHAGHSHAERGHAGHSHASAVADQKRIGIAFVLIAIFMIVEVVGGLLSGSLALLADAGHMVSDAAALAFSWIAIHYGKRPATLQLTYGYKRLEVLAAFVNGCALFVIAGWILIEAIRRFAAPVPVVGKTMLIVAFAGLLANIAAFLVLHGGNRENLNMRGAWLHVMGDMLGSAAAIVAAGVILLTGWTPIDPLLSIFVAVIILKSAWGIVKSSAHILLEGSPEFLNPTEIKADLEASVAQVQEVHHIHAWSITGERHMITLHAVPAPGISAREAMIAVQQRLATRFGVEHATIQIEEGACAGAHGGDTRCGDASSSGEPSRR is encoded by the coding sequence GTGGACCACAGTCACGCAGGCCATAGCCACGCCGAACGTGGTCACGCAGGCCATAGTCACGCCAGCGCCGTCGCCGATCAGAAGCGGATCGGCATCGCCTTCGTACTGATTGCGATCTTCATGATCGTCGAGGTCGTGGGAGGCCTGCTCTCGGGCTCGCTCGCGCTGCTTGCCGATGCCGGGCATATGGTCAGCGACGCAGCGGCGCTGGCCTTCAGCTGGATTGCGATTCATTACGGCAAGCGCCCGGCAACGTTACAACTGACCTACGGTTACAAACGGCTCGAAGTGTTGGCTGCCTTCGTAAACGGTTGCGCGCTGTTCGTCATCGCGGGATGGATCCTGATCGAGGCGATCCGGCGTTTTGCTGCTCCGGTGCCCGTCGTCGGCAAAACCATGCTCATCGTCGCGTTCGCCGGTTTGCTTGCCAACATTGCCGCGTTCCTGGTGTTGCATGGCGGCAATCGCGAGAATCTGAACATGCGCGGCGCATGGCTGCATGTGATGGGCGATATGCTGGGTTCGGCGGCAGCTATCGTCGCGGCGGGCGTCATTCTTCTCACCGGCTGGACACCCATCGACCCGCTGCTGTCGATCTTCGTGGCGGTCATTATCCTGAAAAGCGCGTGGGGCATCGTGAAGTCGTCCGCGCATATCCTGCTCGAAGGCAGCCCCGAGTTCCTCAATCCGACGGAGATCAAAGCGGACCTGGAAGCGAGCGTCGCACAAGTGCAAGAGGTCCACCACATCCACGCGTGGTCGATCACGGGCGAGCGTCACATGATTACGCTGCATGCCGTGCCGGCGCCGGGCATCAGCGCGCGCGAGGCCATGATTGCCGTGCAGCAACGGTTGGCGACGCGCTTCGGCGTCGAACACGCCACGATCCAGATCGAAGAGGGAGCGTGCGCCGGTGCCCACGGCGGCGACACCCGTTGCGGCGACGCGTCGTCGTCCGGTGAGCCTTCGCGGCGCTGA
- a CDS encoding HXXEE domain-containing protein has translation MTWSAWDYGWPYLCLGGGLVMFAVLLLTNAARGQLRVQRWHDPVWLAWLVVPMLMVHMFEEYGFDLLGRSNAFPVTMCKTLGFPPYPDCPIPMAHYALLNLGVAWIGAPIAAAFARRNLMVGLTFYGLTAFNGVTHIVGMAQGGVDSGSGLITGVLFFLFSFFWMVHVVRRSGALSTKALAVSVAGGLIAHLVLIAGLGLYRLGAYGAYGVFVTDVLVVILPFIVVWSGNKLFGPFPPRAYGAEPSKA, from the coding sequence ATGACGTGGTCTGCGTGGGACTACGGATGGCCGTATTTGTGCCTTGGTGGCGGTCTGGTTATGTTCGCAGTCTTGCTCCTCACAAACGCGGCGCGCGGTCAACTTCGTGTGCAACGATGGCACGATCCTGTCTGGCTCGCATGGCTTGTCGTCCCAATGCTGATGGTTCACATGTTCGAGGAGTACGGTTTTGATCTGCTTGGGCGCAGTAACGCTTTTCCTGTGACGATGTGCAAGACGCTCGGCTTTCCACCATATCCGGACTGTCCGATCCCGATGGCGCACTATGCGCTGTTGAACCTCGGCGTAGCTTGGATCGGGGCGCCAATTGCCGCCGCGTTCGCCCGGCGCAATCTTATGGTGGGACTCACATTCTATGGGCTGACGGCTTTCAACGGCGTCACTCACATCGTAGGGATGGCACAGGGTGGCGTGGATTCGGGCTCCGGGCTAATAACTGGGGTGCTTTTCTTCCTTTTCAGCTTTTTCTGGATGGTCCACGTCGTTCGGCGCTCGGGTGCGCTCAGTACCAAGGCGTTGGCGGTTTCGGTGGCGGGTGGGCTTATCGCGCATCTCGTACTTATTGCTGGTCTAGGTCTCTACAGGTTGGGAGCCTACGGGGCCTATGGCGTATTCGTGACCGACGTTCTAGTCGTCATATTGCCCTTCATCGTGGTTTGGTCGGGAAACAAGCTTTTTGGGCCGTTCCCCCCACGAGCATATGGTGCAGAACCAAGCAAGGCTTGA
- a CDS encoding chromate transporter, with amino-acid sequence MTPHASHASHASHAAHASDARAAHRPSLPEPNAVPLTEPPTEPPACLDLALAFGTIGATGFGGVLPWARRMVVDQRRWLTDREFAELLPLAQLLPGPNVANIATVLGRRFRGPRGAAAAVAGLYFCPTIVIVLIGFAYAQWGQTNLVQHLLSGLMPAATGLVIATSLRLLAGLERHWTTLAFAGATFAGSFLLGLPLLVVLGVLGPCAILTAYRRAQRHRKDGAGTDS; translated from the coding sequence GTGACACCCCACGCATCCCACGCATCCCACGCTTCTCATGCCGCACACGCGAGCGACGCCCGCGCCGCCCACCGACCGTCGCTCCCTGAGCCGAACGCCGTCCCTCTCACCGAACCACCCACCGAACCGCCCGCCTGCCTGGACCTCGCACTCGCCTTCGGCACCATCGGTGCCACCGGCTTCGGGGGCGTGCTGCCGTGGGCGCGCCGTATGGTGGTCGACCAGCGGCGATGGCTCACCGACCGCGAATTTGCCGAATTGCTCCCGCTCGCACAACTCCTGCCCGGGCCCAATGTCGCGAACATCGCCACCGTGCTCGGACGCCGCTTCCGTGGCCCGCGCGGCGCCGCTGCCGCGGTCGCCGGCCTCTATTTCTGCCCGACCATCGTCATCGTTCTGATCGGCTTCGCCTACGCGCAATGGGGACAGACGAACCTCGTCCAGCATCTGCTCTCCGGACTCATGCCCGCGGCGACAGGACTGGTTATCGCGACCTCGCTGCGGCTGCTCGCCGGGCTGGAACGTCATTGGACGACGCTCGCCTTTGCCGGTGCAACGTTCGCGGGCAGTTTCCTGCTCGGCCTGCCGCTGCTCGTCGTGCTCGGTGTGCTGGGCCCCTGTGCGATCCTGACAGCGTACCGGCGCGCGCAGCGGCATCGGAAGGACGGCGCCGGCACCGACTCATGA
- a CDS encoding chromate transporter codes for MNTLIDLFLHGSLWSLLAVGGTNVTLADIHRYAVETRHWITDAQFVTFFSLAQAAPGPNGMAVTLIGLQAAGLPGAFTATLAKCAPSSLLAYLVGGWVDRHERSPWVRAVRAGLAPITVGLLAASSALLAREVDVNVARGLVTLTAVVVTLRTRWNPLWLIAAGALLGLTGWLM; via the coding sequence ATGAACACGCTAATCGACCTGTTTCTGCACGGCTCGCTCTGGTCGCTGCTCGCTGTCGGCGGCACGAACGTCACGCTCGCCGACATTCATCGCTATGCGGTCGAGACCCGCCACTGGATCACCGACGCGCAATTCGTCACCTTCTTCTCGCTCGCTCAGGCCGCCCCCGGTCCCAACGGCATGGCCGTCACGCTGATCGGTTTGCAGGCCGCCGGGCTGCCCGGCGCATTCACGGCCACGCTCGCCAAATGCGCCCCAAGCTCATTGCTCGCCTATCTTGTCGGTGGCTGGGTCGACCGGCACGAGCGCTCGCCGTGGGTGCGGGCTGTGCGCGCCGGACTCGCACCGATCACCGTCGGCCTGCTCGCGGCCAGCAGTGCGCTGCTCGCACGTGAAGTCGACGTCAACGTCGCACGTGGCCTTGTGACGCTCACCGCGGTCGTCGTCACCTTGCGCACCCGCTGGAATCCGCTCTGGCTCATCGCCGCGGGTGCCTTGCTCGGCCTTACCGGCTGGTTGATGTAG
- the egtB gene encoding ergothioneine biosynthesis protein EgtB — MTVPCCTSQAEAPPGTSSHATHSRIARDGPPAAKAAPLAHPATLAERFDAVRAASVAFAQGLSDADATVQSMPDASPIKWHLAHTTWFFETFLLGEASTLPGKRYHPYDPRFAYLFNSYYEAAGPRHPRPQRGLLTRPTLDEVLAYRRHVDTAMHALLLHAELAPDTVGLITLGLHHEQQHQELMHTDLLHLFAQNPLRPAHRQPCAVPHAASPMRWIEHAGGQFRIGHPGDASSTGGHFAFDCETPAHDVLLRPFAIASRVVTNGEWRDFIEDGGYRMAGLWLSDGWATVQREGWGHPLYWELRNGEWHSMTLAGMQPVDDDAPVQHVSYFEADAFARWAGKRLPTEQEWEVAANLSGEMSGSVSSPAHRAMEQRFGPVWQWTASPYVAYPGFRTASGAVGEYNGKFMCGQFVLRGGSIATPPGHARATYRNFFYPHQRWQFCGLRLAEDR; from the coding sequence ATGACCGTCCCCTGTTGTACGTCGCAAGCCGAGGCACCCCCGGGCACCTCCTCCCATGCCACCCACTCGCGGATCGCACGCGACGGACCGCCGGCTGCGAAGGCGGCACCGCTCGCTCACCCCGCCACGCTGGCCGAGCGGTTCGACGCCGTGCGCGCTGCCTCCGTCGCCTTCGCGCAAGGCCTCTCGGACGCCGACGCCACCGTCCAGTCGATGCCCGACGCCAGCCCCATCAAGTGGCACCTCGCGCACACCACCTGGTTTTTCGAGACGTTTCTGCTCGGCGAAGCCAGCACCTTGCCGGGCAAACGCTACCACCCTTACGATCCCCGCTTCGCCTATCTCTTCAATTCGTACTACGAAGCCGCCGGCCCACGTCACCCGCGCCCGCAGCGCGGCCTGCTTACACGGCCCACGCTCGACGAGGTGCTGGCTTACCGCCGCCACGTCGACACGGCCATGCACGCACTGCTGCTGCACGCCGAGCTCGCTCCCGATACCGTGGGGCTCATCACATTGGGTCTGCATCACGAGCAACAGCATCAGGAATTGATGCATACGGACTTGCTGCATCTCTTCGCGCAGAATCCGTTGCGCCCCGCCCATCGTCAACCGTGCGCGGTACCGCATGCGGCGTCGCCGATGCGCTGGATCGAGCATGCAGGCGGTCAATTCCGCATCGGGCATCCCGGCGATGCGAGCAGTACCGGCGGGCACTTCGCCTTCGACTGCGAGACCCCGGCGCACGACGTGCTGCTGCGCCCCTTTGCCATCGCATCGCGCGTGGTAACGAACGGCGAATGGCGCGATTTCATCGAAGACGGCGGCTATCGCATGGCAGGGCTGTGGCTCTCCGACGGCTGGGCGACGGTGCAGCGCGAGGGCTGGGGACACCCGCTGTACTGGGAACTGCGCAACGGCGAATGGCATTCGATGACGCTCGCCGGCATGCAGCCGGTCGACGACGACGCCCCGGTACAGCACGTCAGCTATTTCGAGGCCGACGCATTCGCCCGATGGGCGGGCAAGCGCCTGCCGACAGAACAGGAATGGGAGGTGGCGGCGAATCTATCCGGTGAAATGTCCGGCAGCGTATCGTCACCCGCGCATCGAGCAATGGAGCAACGCTTTGGCCCGGTATGGCAATGGACTGCGAGTCCATATGTCGCGTATCCCGGATTCCGGACGGCATCGGGGGCCGTCGGCGAGTACAACGGCAAATTCATGTGCGGACAGTTCGTGTTGCGCGGCGGGTCCATCGCCACGCCGCCGGGTCACGCACGCGCCACGTACCGTAACTTCTTCTATCCGCATCAGCGCTGGCAATTTTGCGGCCTGAGGCTCGCGGAGGACCGCTGA